In Solobacterium moorei, a single genomic region encodes these proteins:
- the rplC gene encoding 50S ribosomal protein L3: protein MKGILGRKLGMTQVFTIEGTLIPVTVIDVKPNVVLQKKTKEVDGYEAVQLGYEDVKEQRSNKPAIGHAKKANTAPKHYIKELRADEMMNLEVGAEVKADLFKAGDVVDVQGTSKGKGYSGTIVRNNAARGPMTHGSGHHRHIGSLATNGRNNGVVNKGTVMPGQEGVYTTTNQNLTIVKVDAEEGYILVKGNVPGPRKGLVVIKTTVKPVKEVAVPELISYEGVSVAEELEKVSETIEAELAAAPVATEAEGK from the coding sequence ATGAAGGGTATTTTAGGACGTAAGCTTGGTATGACCCAGGTATTCACGATCGAAGGAACTCTGATTCCTGTAACAGTGATCGATGTAAAACCGAACGTTGTACTACAAAAGAAAACAAAGGAAGTTGATGGCTACGAAGCAGTTCAGCTAGGTTATGAGGATGTTAAGGAACAACGTTCCAACAAGCCTGCTATCGGACATGCTAAGAAAGCTAATACAGCTCCTAAGCATTACATCAAGGAACTCAGAGCTGATGAAATGATGAACCTTGAAGTAGGTGCTGAAGTTAAGGCTGACTTGTTCAAGGCTGGTGACGTTGTAGACGTACAGGGAACAAGTAAGGGTAAGGGTTACAGCGGAACCATCGTTCGTAACAACGCTGCTCGTGGACCAATGACACACGGTTCAGGCCATCACAGACATATCGGCTCTCTTGCAACTAATGGTCGTAACAACGGCGTAGTTAACAAGGGTACAGTAATGCCTGGTCAAGAAGGTGTTTACACAACAACTAATCAGAACTTAACAATCGTTAAGGTTGACGCTGAAGAAGGATACATCCTTGTAAAGGGCAATGTTCCAGGACCACGTAAGGGATTGGTTGTTATCAAGACAACAGTTAAGCCAGTTAAAGAAGTTGCAGTTCCTGAATTAATTTCTTATGAAGGCGTTTCTGTTGCAGAGGAACTAGAAAAGGTTTCTGAAACAATCGAAGCTGAATTAGCTGCAGCACCTGTAGCTACAGAAGCTGAAGGAAAGTAG
- the rpsJ gene encoding 30S ribosomal protein S10 produces MAKNSVRIRLKAYENRSLDAASEKIVKTATSHGAKKIVGPVPLPTEREVITVLRAVHKYKDAREQFEIRTHKRLIEIIGPSAETIDALSRLDLPSGVDIEIKL; encoded by the coding sequence ATGGCAAAGAACTCAGTAAGAATTCGTCTGAAGGCTTACGAGAACAGAAGCTTAGACGCTGCTAGCGAAAAGATCGTTAAGACAGCTACAAGCCACGGCGCAAAGAAAATCGTTGGACCTGTTCCGCTGCCTACTGAGCGTGAAGTGATTACAGTACTTCGCGCTGTCCACAAGTACAAGGATGCTCGTGAGCAATTCGAAATCCGTACACACAAGAGATTGATCGAAATTATCGGCCCATCCGCAGAAACAATCGATGCATTAAGTAGATTGGATTTGCCTTCTGGAGTTGATATCGAAATCAAGTTGTAG
- a CDS encoding HAD family hydrolase: MIKGILFDFDGTLSNRVESAYFMYRWMVHEMLPEMDVYDIEFERIVQRCMLWDEYGTINKVHVLELLKKHYVPDLDVEVWKEKWYTTFHEFQVEMPHSYEVLTELKKKYKIGIITNGAEQSQSVKIDYLDMRKYFDTVIISGAFGVHKPDVSIYERAASDLGLKCEEIAFIGDTFATDIVGAVRAGMMPIWYCYEHRGISLYEVKQVSNYDEIRDMFLVNTEWNQ; the protein is encoded by the coding sequence ATGATCAAGGGAATATTATTTGATTTTGATGGTACACTTAGTAACCGTGTTGAGTCAGCGTACTTTATGTATCGTTGGATGGTACATGAGATGTTACCGGAAATGGATGTGTATGATATAGAGTTTGAAAGAATCGTACAGCGTTGTATGTTGTGGGATGAATACGGAACGATTAACAAAGTACATGTATTAGAACTGTTAAAGAAACATTATGTGCCTGATTTGGATGTGGAGGTGTGGAAGGAAAAATGGTATACGACATTCCATGAATTCCAAGTTGAAATGCCACATTCCTATGAAGTTCTGACGGAATTAAAAAAGAAATATAAGATAGGTATCATCACAAACGGTGCTGAACAATCTCAATCTGTGAAGATTGATTATCTAGATATGCGTAAATATTTTGATACCGTAATTATCAGTGGTGCATTTGGCGTTCATAAACCAGATGTATCCATTTACGAGAGGGCAGCTAGCGATCTAGGTTTAAAATGTGAAGAAATTGCGTTTATTGGAGACACCTTTGCGACTGATATTGTAGGTGCGGTACGTGCTGGGATGATGCCGATTTGGTATTGTTATGAGCATCGTGGTATCTCCCTGTATGAAGTGAAACAGGTAAGCAACTATGATGAAATCCGTGATATGTTCCTTGTAAATACAGAGTGGAACCAGTAA
- a CDS encoding protein phosphatase 2C domain-containing protein, with product MIKAYTQEGTKHVNQDVFGWQGNMAWVIDGATPLFGDDFLGGNDVQKSVRKISNALKKFVNNQDSLADILYHACKSVEKEYRKTIPGYDLIEKYKLPTFAVVIVRVNDNTVEWYGLGDCEIYMHDTVYRDESFDRINKRNQKEVADKLALHRETRMLLNNEKHPEGYWIGSLDAVGCMHGKQGSVAIENIKNIYLYSDGMSTVLRDKAVMKNGYDIDSLVFEKYIQKNRSLTTDDITILQLRLKGE from the coding sequence ATGATAAAAGCATATACACAGGAAGGCACAAAGCATGTCAACCAAGATGTCTTTGGTTGGCAAGGAAATATGGCATGGGTCATCGATGGCGCAACGCCTCTTTTTGGTGATGATTTTCTTGGTGGAAATGATGTACAGAAAAGTGTGAGAAAGATATCGAACGCGCTCAAGAAGTTTGTGAATAATCAAGATTCTTTGGCGGATATTTTATACCATGCATGCAAATCTGTAGAAAAAGAATATCGTAAAACAATTCCTGGATATGATTTGATTGAGAAATATAAACTACCTACTTTTGCGGTGGTTATTGTTAGAGTGAATGATAATACTGTTGAATGGTATGGATTGGGTGATTGTGAGATATACATGCATGATACAGTGTATCGTGATGAATCTTTTGATAGAATCAACAAACGTAATCAAAAGGAAGTCGCTGATAAGTTGGCATTACATCGTGAGACAAGGATGTTATTGAACAATGAAAAGCATCCAGAGGGATATTGGATAGGATCATTGGACGCAGTTGGATGTATGCATGGGAAACAGGGTAGTGTTGCAATCGAGAATATCAAGAATATCTATCTTTATAGTGATGGAATGTCAACGGTATTGCGGGATAAAGCTGTGATGAAGAATGGGTATGATATTGATAGTCTTGTTTTTGAAAAATACATACAGAAGAACCGTTCTTTAACAACCGATGATATTACAATTCTTCAGCTGCGCTTGAAAGGGGAATAA
- a CDS encoding class II D-tagatose-bisphosphate aldolase, non-catalytic subunit: protein MREHPLKHIVRLQKQGKAVGIYSACTANELVLRACMQRAKETNSVLLIEATANQVDQYGGYTGMKPKDFMQFVEELAKLEDLPMDRIILGGDHLGPLTFVQYDEEKAMQEASELIRQFVLAGFTKIHIDTSMKVASDDPNVRLSDEVIARRGAELAVVAEEAYQQLLKDNPDALHPVYIVGSEVPIPGGSQEAVETGLQVTKVSDFKQTVATFEKAFHDHQLDEAWKHVIGVVVQPGVEEKDAGCTPYDRSKAVDLMASIKEYNNLVFEGHSTDYQTKISLRELVEDGVGILKVGPGLTYMMREALFALAYAEKELLKDQPEKQSHFIEVLDDAMLKNPKYYIKHYHGTPEEIAYKRKFSFSDRSRYYMPVDEVVAAQKVLFENFKDGVPLGLLSQFMPIAYTKVREGTLHNDPVSLVKDRVIYTVDEYMYGSHQEEITF, encoded by the coding sequence ATGAGAGAACATCCATTAAAACACATTGTTCGTTTGCAGAAACAAGGTAAAGCTGTCGGTATTTACTCTGCTTGTACTGCAAATGAGTTGGTATTACGTGCATGTATGCAGCGTGCGAAAGAAACTAATTCCGTATTGCTTATTGAAGCGACAGCTAACCAGGTTGACCAATATGGTGGCTATACCGGTATGAAACCTAAAGATTTCATGCAATTTGTTGAAGAACTTGCAAAACTTGAAGACTTGCCTATGGACCGTATCATTTTGGGCGGCGATCACTTAGGCCCATTAACATTCGTGCAGTATGATGAAGAAAAGGCAATGCAAGAAGCTTCTGAATTAATCCGTCAGTTTGTGCTTGCTGGCTTTACGAAGATTCATATCGATACATCAATGAAAGTCGCAAGTGATGACCCAAACGTTCGTTTAAGTGATGAAGTCATTGCTAGACGTGGTGCAGAACTCGCTGTTGTAGCAGAGGAAGCTTACCAACAACTTCTGAAAGATAATCCTGACGCATTGCATCCTGTTTATATTGTTGGTTCTGAAGTGCCTATCCCAGGCGGCTCTCAAGAGGCAGTAGAAACTGGTCTACAAGTCACAAAGGTTTCTGACTTCAAACAGACAGTTGCAACATTTGAGAAAGCATTCCATGATCATCAATTAGACGAAGCTTGGAAACATGTAATTGGTGTTGTTGTACAACCTGGTGTTGAAGAAAAAGATGCTGGTTGCACACCATACGACCGTTCTAAAGCAGTCGACCTAATGGCTTCCATCAAAGAATATAATAATCTTGTATTTGAAGGGCATTCTACCGATTATCAAACAAAGATCAGTCTTCGTGAACTAGTCGAAGATGGGGTTGGTATCTTAAAGGTTGGTCCTGGTCTAACCTACATGATGCGTGAAGCCTTATTTGCATTAGCATATGCCGAAAAGGAGCTATTAAAAGATCAGCCTGAAAAACAGAGTCACTTCATCGAAGTACTAGATGACGCAATGCTCAAGAATCCAAAGTACTATATCAAGCATTATCACGGTACACCTGAAGAAATTGCATACAAGCGTAAATTCTCCTTCAGCGATCGTTCCCGTTACTATATGCCAGTCGATGAAGTTGTAGCAGCACAAAAAGTTTTATTTGAAAACTTTAAGGATGGCGTACCTCTTGGTCTATTGAGCCAATTTATGCCAATCGCATACACAAAGGTACGTGAAGGTACTTTACATAATGATCCAGTATCTCTTGTCAAAGATCGAGTTATCTATACTGTAGATGAGTATATGTACGGCTCTCACCAAGAGGAGATTACATTTTAA
- a CDS encoding transglutaminase domain-containing protein, translating to MKKIISILLVLCLSGCTVLDFVTDDNQNQTINSYKNDYENTNTTTENQAQNKNGFTVKDKEDKNKLNTKSLYLYYYDQLSSTQKAIYGELYDVLQKPVSEYSFKKLVKKEDFATAILAFNYDFPEAYWMWDYRYLTDDYGKVKKVKFQVPEDYAETQAQVDQIVDNVVGAVASASDYEKIKYFYDWIINWTVYEDNKCDQNYTSVFLFRKSICAGYSRAFQYLCKKAGIKCATVRGQTN from the coding sequence TTGAAAAAGATTATATCAATACTGTTAGTGTTATGCCTATCTGGCTGTACTGTATTAGACTTTGTAACAGACGATAACCAAAATCAAACAATTAATTCTTATAAAAATGATTATGAAAATACAAATACTACAACAGAGAATCAGGCACAAAACAAAAATGGCTTCACTGTAAAAGATAAAGAAGATAAAAATAAACTAAATACGAAATCACTCTATTTGTATTATTACGATCAGCTATCAAGTACACAGAAGGCAATTTATGGGGAACTTTATGATGTACTTCAGAAGCCGGTTTCCGAGTATTCATTCAAGAAACTTGTTAAGAAGGAAGACTTTGCGACGGCAATTCTAGCATTCAACTATGACTTCCCTGAAGCTTACTGGATGTGGGACTATCGTTACTTGACGGATGATTATGGAAAAGTTAAGAAGGTCAAATTCCAAGTTCCCGAAGACTACGCTGAAACACAAGCACAAGTTGACCAAATTGTAGATAATGTAGTTGGGGCTGTCGCAAGCGCAAGTGATTACGAGAAGATCAAGTATTTCTACGATTGGATTATCAACTGGACAGTTTATGAAGACAATAAATGTGACCAGAATTATACAAGCGTGTTCCTCTTCCGAAAGAGTATCTGTGCTGGTTATTCAAGAGCCTTCCAGTATCTCTGTAAGAAGGCAGGCATCAAGTGTGCGACCGTTCGTGGTCAAACAAATTAA
- a CDS encoding PTS system mannose/fructose/sorbose family transporter subunit IID: MESNFNLAYKDTAPAKPLTKAVLNKMVWRSLNLQASFNYERMQAAGWLWSILPGLEAIHINKDDLSTSMTHNLEFFNTHPFLVTFVMGIVLSMEQQKADINSIRAVRVAAMGPLGGIGDALFWFTLVPITAGITANMAIAGNLIGPIIYFLITFGVQMALRYWLMYWSYDMGTKAIEVLTANAREFTHAASMLGVFVVGALTCNYGATKLGMVIPNGQTAEKVKQLVIENGNIVEKEVEQLKDVNIDIQAMLDGILPALIPLGLTLMCYFLIKKKSWSPTKCIMLLLVIGIVGCIFGIWAGDYKVPELLGSFIVWHK, translated from the coding sequence ATGGAATCTAATTTCAATTTAGCATATAAGGACACTGCTCCTGCTAAACCACTTACAAAAGCAGTTTTAAATAAGATGGTTTGGCGTTCTCTAAACTTACAGGCTTCCTTCAATTATGAAAGAATGCAGGCTGCCGGTTGGTTATGGAGTATTTTACCAGGTTTGGAAGCTATCCACATAAACAAGGATGACTTATCCACATCTATGACTCACAACCTTGAGTTCTTTAATACTCACCCATTCTTAGTAACATTCGTTATGGGTATCGTATTATCTATGGAACAACAGAAGGCTGATATCAACTCAATCCGTGCTGTTCGTGTAGCAGCTATGGGCCCTTTAGGTGGTATTGGTGACGCATTGTTCTGGTTTACATTAGTTCCTATTACAGCTGGTATTACAGCGAATATGGCGATTGCTGGTAATTTGATAGGACCAATCATTTATTTCTTAATTACATTCGGTGTACAGATGGCTCTTCGTTACTGGTTAATGTACTGGTCATATGACATGGGTACAAAGGCTATCGAGGTATTAACTGCTAATGCTCGTGAATTTACACACGCTGCGTCTATGCTTGGCGTATTCGTAGTTGGTGCATTGACATGCAATTATGGTGCTACAAAACTTGGTATGGTGATTCCTAATGGACAAACAGCCGAAAAAGTCAAACAGCTTGTTATCGAGAATGGCAATATAGTCGAAAAAGAAGTTGAACAATTAAAAGATGTTAATATTGATATTCAAGCAATGTTAGATGGTATCTTACCTGCACTTATTCCTTTAGGGTTGACATTAATGTGCTATTTCTTAATTAAGAAAAAGAGTTGGTCACCAACTAAGTGCATTATGCTCTTATTAGTTATCGGTATCGTTGGATGCATATTTGGAATTTGGGCTGGAGACTATAAGGTTCCAGAACTTCTAGGTTCATTCATCGTTTGGCATAAGTAA
- a CDS encoding PTS sugar transporter subunit IIC: MILQALLLAVATFIFAIDQFSLTELLYRPIIACPIIGLILGDVNTGLVIGGTYELMMVGNMPVGGAQPPNAVLGSIVAMIFAVKSGLPVDQALGLAVVFSVFGQYVVTFTFTFMSYIMAKADKAAENADPAGITGVNILSMCILGGLFAVLALVAFFGGNAASEALKSFSENASWFMGGLGAAGGMMRYVGFAVLLKIMLANDMWGIYFAGFTAAAILGNIEATKGATLILVAFIGFAIAMYDYNTNVKIKQLTSNNGGAGDGI, from the coding sequence ATGATTTTACAAGCATTATTACTTGCTGTAGCAACATTCATCTTTGCAATTGACCAATTCTCACTGACGGAGCTTTTATATCGTCCTATTATCGCTTGTCCAATTATTGGTTTGATCTTAGGTGATGTAAATACTGGCCTTGTCATCGGTGGTACATATGAACTGATGATGGTTGGTAACATGCCAGTCGGTGGAGCACAGCCACCAAACGCTGTATTAGGTTCTATTGTAGCAATGATCTTCGCTGTTAAGTCGGGATTACCTGTTGATCAGGCTTTAGGCCTAGCAGTTGTATTCTCTGTATTTGGACAGTATGTAGTTACATTTACATTCACATTTATGTCATACATTATGGCTAAGGCTGATAAGGCTGCTGAAAATGCAGACCCAGCTGGAATCACTGGTGTAAACATTCTTTCTATGTGTATCTTAGGTGGTCTCTTCGCGGTTCTAGCACTTGTTGCTTTCTTCGGTGGAAATGCTGCTAGCGAAGCATTAAAGAGTTTCTCTGAAAATGCTTCATGGTTCATGGGTGGCTTGGGTGCTGCTGGTGGAATGATGCGTTATGTAGGTTTCGCAGTATTACTAAAGATCATGCTTGCAAACGACATGTGGGGTATCTACTTCGCAGGCTTCACAGCTGCTGCTATTCTTGGAAATATTGAGGCTACAAAAGGCGCAACATTAATTCTTGTAGCATTTATCGGCTTTGCAATTGCAATGTACGACTACAATACAAATGTTAAGATCAAGCAATTAACATCTAATAATGGAGGTGCTGGAGATGGAATCTAA
- the agaV gene encoding PTS N-acetylgalactosamine transporter subunit IIB — MPDIVLTRIDNRLIHGQVATQWSGSIGANLILVANDDVATNTFRQGLMDMAAPSYAQTRYWTIEKTITTIHKASPSQHIFIVCETPTDVLRLVEGGVPIKKVNIGNMHMAEGKRQVATSVAVDDGDVAAFKKLQELGVELEIRRVPQEHAEDISKLFG, encoded by the coding sequence ATGCCAGATATTGTACTAACTAGAATTGACAATCGTCTAATTCATGGACAGGTGGCAACACAATGGTCCGGTTCAATTGGCGCTAACTTAATCTTGGTAGCAAATGATGACGTAGCTACAAACACATTCCGTCAAGGATTGATGGATATGGCTGCACCTTCATATGCACAGACACGTTACTGGACAATTGAAAAAACGATTACAACTATCCACAAGGCTTCTCCATCACAGCACATCTTTATCGTCTGTGAGACACCTACTGACGTATTACGTTTAGTTGAAGGCGGTGTTCCAATTAAGAAGGTAAACATTGGTAACATGCACATGGCTGAAGGAAAACGTCAGGTCGCTACTAGCGTTGCTGTTGATGATGGAGATGTAGCAGCATTCAAAAAGTTACAGGAACTCGGTGTTGAGTTAGAAATCCGCAGAGTGCCGCAGGAACACGCTGAAGACATCAGCAAGCTCTTTGGGTAA
- a CDS encoding AraC family transcriptional regulator — protein sequence MISKTTSSNFVKFGTIVPNIPDEDFIVEEFTISTKEIHALHSYNQSVYLEASEGMAMVGIVRVPKVDSIESFALHRRVRIEPDVYFNLTSMSEHIVYRLYIPKHATKTTYTLPKPFVYESISPKIRISEIIAYYYVVKRPAYSFLGETHNYYELTFVDQGSLDTTVDGKSYTIGMNECMLYMPGQFHDQKVSSDNPCSYLTVIFAADGVHTDLVSNRVISCTREMQDDINRFVSTSEQANPFKYDGMISCLEQILISFHMYANAKKMPKPITPVNQHFEDRLVEEILEYIHKHILEPLPIEQICDRFAISRSTLQNLFKNNLQVPPKQYINTAKLNQSRLLIRKGDYTITEIASMLSFNSIHYFSRKFTQSYGITPSEYARKIYDQID from the coding sequence ATGATTAGTAAGACTACTAGTTCCAATTTCGTTAAATTTGGTACAATTGTCCCAAATATTCCAGACGAAGATTTCATTGTTGAAGAGTTTACAATTTCAACAAAGGAAATTCATGCGCTTCATTCCTATAATCAATCTGTATATTTAGAAGCATCTGAAGGAATGGCCATGGTTGGTATTGTCCGCGTTCCTAAGGTTGATTCAATTGAAAGTTTTGCACTACATCGCCGTGTACGTATTGAACCTGATGTTTATTTCAATCTCACCTCAATGAGTGAACACATTGTTTATCGCTTGTATATTCCAAAACACGCAACAAAAACAACCTACACATTACCAAAACCATTTGTGTATGAAAGTATTTCACCTAAGATTCGTATCTCTGAAATCATTGCCTATTATTACGTTGTAAAACGTCCTGCATACTCCTTTTTAGGAGAGACACATAATTATTATGAATTAACTTTCGTTGATCAAGGCTCTTTGGATACGACTGTTGATGGTAAGTCTTATACGATTGGTATGAATGAATGTATGTTATATATGCCTGGTCAATTCCATGACCAAAAGGTATCCTCGGATAATCCTTGTTCATACTTAACAGTTATCTTTGCGGCAGATGGTGTACATACTGATTTAGTTTCGAATCGTGTTATCAGTTGTACACGTGAGATGCAGGATGATATCAATCGTTTTGTATCAACTTCTGAACAGGCTAATCCATTCAAGTACGATGGAATGATTTCCTGTTTAGAACAAATCTTAATTTCATTCCATATGTATGCAAACGCAAAGAAGATGCCTAAACCTATCACACCAGTTAATCAACACTTTGAAGATCGTCTTGTGGAGGAAATTCTTGAGTATATCCATAAACATATCCTAGAACCACTACCAATCGAACAAATCTGTGACCGCTTCGCTATCTCACGTAGTACTCTACAGAACTTATTCAAAAACAATCTTCAAGTTCCACCAAAACAATATATCAATACTGCAAAGTTGAATCAGAGTCGATTACTCATTCGTAAAGGAGATTACACGATTACAGAGATTGCGTCCATGTTGAGTTTCAATTCCATTCACTACTTCTCTCGTAAATTCACACAGAGTTATGGCATCACTCCTAGTGAGTATGCCCGTAAGATTTACGACCAAATTGATTAA
- a CDS encoding malolactic enzyme: MNAHDILNNPFLNKGTAFTMEERSKLGLVGLLPPYVQTIEEQANQTYAQMQTKANNLEKRLFLMQIFNTNRTLFYYMFSQHLAEFNPIVYDPTIADTIENYSDLFIDPQYAAYLDINHPENIEATLKNAAGEREIRLIVVTDAEGILGIGDWGTNGVDISVGKLMVYTAAAGIDPSMVLPLVIDAGTNRKELLENPNYLGNRHERVRGDRYYDFVDQFVQTAERLFPKLYLHWEDFGRSNAANILEKYRNQIPTFNDDIQGTGIVTLGAIFASLAITGGKLSEQTYLCFGGGTAGAGIASRVLREMVSEGISEEEAYKHFFMVDKQGLLFDDMDDLTPQQRPFAKKRSDYPNAKKLTNLLEVVKTIKPTILVGTSTQPNTFTKEIVEEMCKITERPMIFPLSNPTVLAEASAKDLITWSDGKAFVATGIPADTVSYKGVDYVIGQANNALIYPGLGLGMLASEASLLTDEMIGAAAHSLSGIIDQSQPGAPVLPPFKYVTDVSIKVAEAVAKTAQQQGLARVKETDMAKAVRDLKWYPEYR; encoded by the coding sequence ATGAATGCACATGATATTTTGAATAATCCTTTCCTAAATAAAGGCACAGCCTTTACAATGGAAGAACGTAGTAAACTTGGACTGGTTGGTCTTTTACCACCATATGTTCAAACAATTGAAGAACAGGCAAACCAGACTTATGCACAGATGCAGACAAAGGCAAATAATCTAGAGAAACGTTTGTTTTTGATGCAGATTTTTAATACAAACCGTACACTTTTCTACTATATGTTCTCTCAACATCTAGCAGAATTTAATCCTATCGTTTACGACCCAACGATTGCGGATACAATTGAAAACTATAGCGATCTCTTTATCGATCCACAATACGCAGCATATTTGGATATTAACCATCCAGAAAATATTGAAGCCACATTAAAGAATGCGGCTGGCGAGCGTGAGATACGTTTGATTGTTGTTACAGATGCGGAAGGTATCTTAGGTATTGGTGACTGGGGTACAAATGGTGTGGATATCTCCGTTGGCAAGTTGATGGTTTATACAGCTGCTGCTGGTATTGATCCATCTATGGTATTACCACTTGTCATTGATGCTGGTACAAACCGTAAAGAATTACTTGAAAATCCTAACTACCTAGGCAACCGTCATGAACGTGTTCGCGGTGATCGTTATTACGACTTTGTAGATCAATTCGTGCAGACTGCTGAACGTCTATTCCCTAAACTATATTTACACTGGGAAGATTTCGGTCGTTCCAATGCCGCAAATATTCTTGAAAAATATCGTAATCAGATTCCAACATTCAACGATGATATTCAAGGAACAGGTATTGTAACGCTTGGTGCTATCTTCGCTTCCCTCGCTATCACTGGTGGAAAGTTATCTGAGCAGACATATCTTTGCTTTGGTGGTGGTACTGCTGGGGCAGGTATCGCTTCCCGTGTACTACGTGAGATGGTATCCGAAGGTATCTCTGAAGAAGAAGCGTATAAGCATTTCTTTATGGTTGATAAACAAGGTCTTCTTTTTGATGACATGGATGATTTAACACCTCAACAAAGACCATTTGCTAAGAAGCGTTCTGACTATCCTAACGCAAAAAAGTTAACTAACTTATTAGAGGTTGTTAAGACTATTAAACCAACCATCTTAGTTGGTACTTCAACACAACCAAATACATTCACAAAGGAAATTGTGGAAGAAATGTGCAAGATTACAGAACGTCCAATGATTTTTCCATTATCAAATCCAACTGTACTAGCTGAAGCAAGTGCCAAAGACCTCATCACTTGGTCTGATGGTAAAGCATTTGTCGCAACAGGTATTCCTGCAGATACAGTCTCTTATAAGGGAGTTGACTACGTAATCGGCCAAGCAAATAATGCATTAATTTATCCAGGACTTGGACTTGGAATGCTTGCATCGGAAGCTAGTCTTTTAACAGATGAAATGATTGGTGCTGCTGCACATTCCTTAAGTGGTATCATTGACCAATCTCAACCAGGTGCACCTGTATTACCACCATTCAAGTATGTCACAGATGTTTCTATCAAGGTTGCGGAAGCTGTTGCTAAAACCGCACAACAACAAGGTCTTGCACGTGTGAAGGAAACAGATATGGCAAAGGCTGTTCGCGATTTAAAGTGGTATCCAGAGTATCGTTAA
- a CDS encoding PTS sugar transporter subunit IIA, which translates to MIGIVVTGHGHFASGLTSSVELIGGKPEHYHAVDFVQEDSTDDLEKKLEAAFASLKDCTDGILVFTDLVGGSPFKVSVELSMKLQEQYKIVVLSGSNLGMIVEANLTRSFANDIDALAAQTIETGKTQVMRFELVQHEEVETEDGI; encoded by the coding sequence ATGATTGGTATTGTTGTTACAGGACATGGCCATTTTGCCAGTGGTCTAACAAGTTCAGTAGAACTCATTGGTGGTAAACCAGAACATTATCATGCGGTAGACTTCGTTCAAGAAGATTCTACAGATGATCTCGAAAAGAAATTAGAAGCAGCCTTCGCTTCCTTAAAGGATTGCACAGATGGAATCCTCGTATTTACAGACTTAGTTGGTGGTTCACCATTTAAGGTTTCTGTTGAACTCTCAATGAAGCTACAGGAACAATACAAGATTGTTGTATTATCTGGTTCAAACTTAGGAATGATTGTGGAAGCTAACCTAACAAGAAGCTTCGCAAATGACATTGACGCCTTAGCTGCTCAAACAATTGAGACAGGTAAGACACAAGTTATGCGTTTTGAACTTGTTCAACACGAAGAAGTTGAAACTGAAGACGGTATCTAA